In the Oryzias latipes chromosome 23, ASM223467v1 genome, one interval contains:
- the mansc1 gene encoding MANSC domain-containing protein 1 isoform X2: MFLSRRVLQRCCLAVFLLCSPVPHDGRPVDAVSGRTRRSVTHTQLMHDKSRTLQDFRRRLWLQELLDVVHTAEIRDLPVRTVTGGGGGLPGVGLGINPSTTGSTLLSKPPSGGGVKNLPIGFQLEEEEGTNLPQETNKSQTYKDGVMKVPGKKRKKGRSSRRREGEKRKRRARSLGRRWEEESGSGLQLEWRSLLGLQRALL, translated from the exons ATGTTCTTGTCCAGGAGGGTTCTGCAGCGCTGCTGCCTGGCGgtgttcctgctctgctccccgGTTCCTCATGACGGACGCCCCGTGGACGCTGTGAGCGGCAGAAC GAGGCGCTCGGTGACGCACACTCAGCTTATGCACGACAAAAGCCGGACGCTGCAGGACTTCCGGCGCCGCCTGTGGCTGCAGGAGCTCCTGGACGTGGTCCACACGGCCGAGATCCGGGACCTCCCGGTCCGGACGGTGACGGGAGGCGGCGGCGGGCTGCCAGGGGTGGGcctcggcatcaacccaagcaCCACCGGCAGCACCCTGCTCTCCAAACCCCCCTCAGGAGGAGGAGTCAAGAACCTCCCCATCGGCTTCCagctggaagaggaggagggaacCAACCTTCCGCAGGAGACCAACAAGTCCCAGACCTACAAGGACGGCGTGATGAAGGTGCCTgggaagaaaaggaagaagggGAGGTCCAGTcggaggagggagggggagaagaggaagaggagggccCGTTCGCTGGGCAGGAGGTGGGAGGAAGAAAGTGGGAGTGGCCTCCAGCTGGAGTGGAGGTCTCTGCTCGGCCTGCAGAGGGCGCTGCTCTGA